From the Tautonia marina genome, the window CTCTGGGTCACCTTCACCCGCTCGAACCCCGCGGCCGACATCCACGGCATCGGCTCCTCGACCCACCAGAAGCATTGGTTCTGCCGCGGCTCACTCGTCATCGACGCCCGGATCAAGCCGCACCACGCCCCCCCGCTGGAAGACGACCCCGACGCCGAGCGCAAGGTCGATTCCCTCGGCGCCCCCGGAGGGCCACTGCATGGGGTGATCTGAGGCCATGCCCGGCGCGGCAAGGTCCGATCAAGGCGGGCCTGCCGCACCACCGCCGAACCGGCTCAGGAGATCGGCAATCCCGATGCCCGCAAACGTCACCAGCGTGAGAATCAAGAGCAGGTTCGACCCCCAACGGTTCCGGAAGCTCCGGCCGACCCAGTCCTCTCGGTTGTTCAAAATCAGGAGCGTCACCGCCAGCAACGGCATGAACAACGCCCCCAGCACCGCATGAGCCAGTTGCACATGCCTGACGGAAAGTTGAATCAACACCAATGGAACCACCGCAATGGCAACCAGATACCCCCGATAGGCCCGCGTCTGGTCGAGGTCCACATCGACGATGGCGTCGGTGTCTCCCTTGCTCAGCTGCCGGAAGTCGGCGAACAGATAGGGCGCACTCTGCCAGACTCCCAGCAGGCTCGAAAAAACCGCCCCCCAGAACCCGACCAGAAAGACCAACCGAGCCACCGGCCCCGCCGCCTCCTGAAGCTGATCGGCCAGCAGCAGCGCCACTTCGGCCCCCTGACGGTCCACGGTAATCCGGGAGCTGATCACCAGCATCGCAATGCCAAACAGCCCCGTTGCGGCGTAGGCAATCGCCAGGTCGATCCGGCAGAGCTTCGCCCCCTCCAGGCCCGATCGGTTCGACTCCCGAATCCAGTACCCATACGAGAGCAACGTCACCGTCCCACCCACCCCGCCGAGCAACCCGACCGCATAGGGCAAGTCTCCCGATCGGATCGTCGGGCGGGTCAGCCCCCGAGCGATCGCCTCGAAGTCCGGACCCAGCAGCGCGGCGGCGAGAATCACACACACGAACATCGATGCGACCAGGACCGCCATGATCCGCTCAAAGGTCTTGAATCCTCCCACCCAGACCAGAAACAGGCCACCCAGCGCATGCACCACCGTCCAGATCGCCTGCGACGTGGCCCGGTCGCCGAGCGGAAAGAGACCGTCCCCCGCCACGCCGCAGGCCTTTCCCAGCGATCCCCCGGTGATGAGCGACCAAAGCAACAGATACGCCAGAAAGACCCAGCGAATCCAGCCGCCGAGCTTCGTCGCCCAGCCTTCGAGCAAGGTCGTGCCCGTGGCCATCTGCCAGCGGGCCAGCCCCTCGGTCAACGCCCACTTGAAGACGCAGCCGATCACCACCGCCCAGACCAGGGCCATGCCCGCCTTCGAGCCCGCGTAACTCGCCGTCAACAGGTCGCCCGCCCCCACTCCCGTCGCCGCAACCAGTAACCCGGGACCGATCAACGGAAGCAGCGACGGACGACCCGAAGACGTCATGAGCGATTCCTCATCTACCTACTCTTTGACAATCTGATCACTCAGCCTCACTCTCGGCCAGGATCTTGCGATAGGCCTCCCGAGCGAACTCATAGGCCGCCTCGGCCTCCTCCCGATCCTCGGGACGGATGGCGTTGACCTTTTGCGACCAGCACTGATCGACGCTCTTGAGGCACCACTCGGCCGACTTTTTCGAGGCCCGGACCGGTTGGTCATCGATCAGGACGAAGATCGGGTTCGTATGCGAGCTGGGATAGATCCGCAGGGCCACCCAGCTCGACCGCTCGATCGGGATGTCGAAGGTCAGGTCCTGGAACGAGCCATCGGCCTCGATCTCCTGCCGGGCGACCGGGTATCCGTTGACGACCACCTCGACCGGCACCCGCCGCGAGTCGCCAATCCGGGTCCGTTCAACATCCCAGTACGGCTGCTGGCTCAACGGTCGGTTGCGGATCGCCTCGGTTCGCTCGTCCGGCTCGGGGGCGAGCAGGGCGGCAACCGAGGCCGAAACGCGGACCTGGCCCGGCGCGTCAATCCTCAGCTCGCTGCCGTTCTCACCCACCGCCACGTCCTCGACCTTGAAATCGACCAGATGGCTCCGACCGTCGGAGACGTACGAACGGCCCTCCTTGATCCCTTGAACCCATCGATCAAAGTCCAGCTCTCCGTCGATCTTGACGTACGACCGCCCCAGGCCGACCCGCTCGCCGTAGATGCAGGGGAAATCCGTCTCGCCGCTGATCCTCGCTCGGTAGCCGCAGTTCAGGGTGTGATACCAGATGTTCAACTCCCACGGGGCCGGCGTATCGACGCTGGAGATGAAATCGACCGCATCGTGGGCCACGGTCACGATGTATTCATTCGCGCCGATGCCATCGAATGGCGGAATCTCATCGGTCGGCAGCTCCAGCGACTTCGTCTGCAAGCCCCAGCCCGAGTGCGAGTAACCGACCACCCCGCCTTGCTCCTTGCCCCATTGCAGGACGGGCAAGGTCCAGCTCGGCCATTCTTCAATCAAGGTCGTGCCGGGGTAGTCGTCCTCGGTCAGGCGGAGCAGGCACAGGTGCCCGGCATGCGACGAGGGGAACCCGGAAACCTCGACGTCGTATCGCATCAAGTAATCGGAGGTCGAAAGTGGGTGGATATCTCCTTCGAAGAACTCCTTCTGGTAGTACCAGCACGGCCCCCAGCTCAGGACGCAGCCGACGGCCAGGTCTTCACCGAGGATGTGCCGCATCATGTGCTCCGGCTCAACCCCCTCAGTCGGACTTTCATAGTGGGCGCAACCGGCGGCGTGAACGTGGTGATCGCCGGAGTACCAGCCCATCGCGGCCAGGTCGGCCCAGCGTTCCAGCTCGAACGCTTCGGTCTGGGTGCCGGCCCCTTCGGCCACGGTGATCTGGCGAGACTTGACCTGGTATTCCGGCCCTCGGGTGTACTCGACGTCGAAGGTGCCCGGCGGCAGGATGACCGACTCGCCCGACTTCCGGTAAATCTGCGGGTGGAAGAAGAAGTCCGGGGCGAGCCGGCGACCGGGAGACGGGTAAACACGTCCCAATTCGTCGCGGATCAAGAGCGAGGCCATCACCGGCGTGTCGTCCTCGTCTCGAATGTCGAGCGAGACGACCACGCCCGGCTCGCACTGGAACAGGATGTCCACGTCGGATCGGAAGCCGAGGTCCTGGGTTCCCTGGCCGACGTCGAAGGTCAGCTTCGCCTCGCGGGGGCCCGCGTCTCGGCTGTAAATCTGGATGATCCGGTATTCGAGCGCCAGACCCGAAAGGGTCGGGTTCAACGGCCGGTCGTTGAACATGGCGATCTCGGTCCAGCGGTCGGGGATCGACTCGGGCGGAATCGTCTGCTTCGGATCGGGCGAGGCGGTCGATCGGGTGTAAATCGGTGCCGCGTTCGGGCTGGCCACGCGAAGCGGAGCCGTCACGCCGGCCTCGTTGTGGACCTTGATGAGAAAGGCTCGCCAGCCTTGCTGCGTCAGGATTGGCTCGGCCGGCCCTTGCTGGGCCTTGACCCGGCTCTCGGGGTTGATCGAAACGCCGACGAGGCAGTAGGGGTCGAGAATCTCCTGGATCGCGGCGGAGCCTTCCGACTCATCGGTCTGGGTGAAGGCTCGTTCGAGCTGGGCCCGTTCCTCGACGCTGAGCGGGCGGCCGATCACCTCCAGGGCATCGGCCACGCGGCGGGCCTGGGCGGCGAGCGGCTGAAGCGGAACACCGGCAACCCTGGGCAGCTCGCCGGCCTCGATCAAGGTCGGAGGAAGCAACGCCAACAGGGCCAGCACGCGCAGAGAGGCATTCATCAGGATCATCCTCCTGGGTCCGCAATCCGAGCCGGGGGTAGGCATTGGGACGGGCCTCGGCCGAGGGTCGAGGGCCGAGGGTCGATCCCCTCTCGTCGAAACCGAACGGTCTCAGGGCTGAGGCTAGCCGGGAGGCCAGGCCGATGCAACCAACCGCCCGGGAAGTTCCGCTTGTCGCCTCCGACGGCTTACGGTATGGTCCCCGCGACATTCCGGGGTGACGACCCGCGCCGCAATCGTTGTGGGCGGGAAGGCTCCGCACTTCCCCCGGGCCTACGGAGGCTCGCCATGCGAGGTCCGAGACGCCTGCGCCTCGGCCGACGTTGGCTGATCGCCCTGGTGCTGGCCCCGCCCGTGTTCTGGACGGCCGTCCTGACGTTCGTGCCGACCGACTGGGCCCGGCGAGCCATCGAGGAACGGGTCCAGCGCATGACCGGTTGCCCGGCTCGGCTGGAACACGTCCGGTTCGGCCCTCTCGGCGGAGTCCACCTGACGGGGCTGTCGATCCTCGAACCGAGAACCACGCCGGACGAGGTGACCGCCCCCTGGGTCGAGGCCGGATCGGTTCGGGTCGATCTGAGCCTTGGAGCCTTGCTCGTCGGTCGGGGAGAGCCGAGCCGGGTCGATGTGTGCGACCTCTCGCTCCGCCTGGCCCGGGATCGAAACGGCCGTTTCCCTCCCTGGCTGTTGCTCCGGAACGCCGAGCCTCCCGAGCTTTCGGTCCACGACGATCCGCAGGGCGACTCCGAGTCGCACGGGCCGATTACCTTCCGCCTGACTCGGGGACGTATCGTCTTTGTCGATGCCCAGGTGGCCACGACGGTGGCGATCGACGACCTGCAATGCTCGGGAACCTGGTGGCCCTCGGTCGTCGAAATCGAGGATCTGAGGGGGGGGCTCAATGGCGGCACCTTCGCCCTCGCCGCCGAGATTGAGCGGGGACCGTCACCGGCCTTCATGGGCCATTTGGAAGCCCGAGGCGTTCAGCTCGGCTCGAACCTGGGGCTGATGACGTACCTCGTCCCGTATCTCGCCGGGGCCTCCGATCAACTGGACGGCAAGCTCGACGTCGACCTCGAATTGAAGGGGCAGGGGGCCTCGGGCTCGGACATCCGAGATTCGCTGAGTGGCCGGGGGATGGTCCGGATCGACCCGATCCGGCTGGAGGGTTCGTCGCTGCTGATCGACCTGGCTCGCGTCCTCCCGGTCACGCAGTACGGCAAGGTCGGTTCGCTGCGGAGCGAGTTTTCCATTGAAGATCGGCGCATCTTGAGCCGGAAGATCCAGCTCAACCTGGGCGGAACGCCGATCGTCCTGACTGGGGGTTCGGCCTTCGACGGTCGCATCCACTACCAGCTCGATACCGCGCCGCTCGCCGGGAAAGTCGGCCCGGACATGCTCGCCTTGCTCGCCGATGCCGGGATCACTCCCGAGGATCTCCTTGATCTGAAAATTACCGGCTCGATCGACCAGCCCCAGGTTCAGATTGGCCGGTTCTCCATCGACGCCCGCCAGGAAGGCCGATCGACGCTCGACGCCATCACCCGACGGCTCCGGGATCGCCTGCGACGGTAATCGAGGGCGGGAGGGCCGATCGCTCGCATTGGTCGGCCTTGCTGCGGGATCGTTGTCGAGGCTTCCGGCGGCTGCTACGATGCCGGTCGGCGTCGGCCCCGTTTCCCCGAATTCCCCAAAGCAAAGGCCGGCGCTCGACCCTCCCCAGGAGACCACGACGCGATGAACCTCTTGAACTTGAAGTCGCTTCCCCACCTGATTCCGGCCTTGAGCCTGCTGGTCGTGAGCCTTGGTGCTCCGGCCCTGGCCGACGACGAGGCGATCGACGTGACCGAAGGAGGAGAGACGATCGTCCTGCTCCAGGACAACTCGCTCGACAACTGGGCCATCCACGTTGACCCCCGAACCGAGCCCTACAGCCCCGAATCGAAGGCCGAGGGGATCTTCACCGTCAAGGACGGCCTGCTCGAAGTCACCGGCGAGCGCTTCGCCTGCCTGACGACCAAGGAGGCGTACAAGAATTACCACCTGGTCCTCGAATTCAAGTGGGGCGAGAAGAAGTGGGCCCCCCGGGCCGACGTGATCCGAGACTCCGGCATCCTGATGCACTGCGTCGGGCCGGACAAGATCTGGACCACCTCGATCGAGTGCCAGATTCAGGAAGGGGACTGCGGCGACTTCTTCATGGTCGGCGGCACAACCCTGACCGTCGACGGCGAGACCAAGACCGGCGGCCGGTTCATCAAGTCTCCCGACACCGAGAAGCCCAACGGCGAGTGGAACACGATCGAGGTCATCTGCGATGGCGACCGGATCGTCAACATCGTCAACGGCACCGTCGTCAATGACGGCACCGGCGCGAGCGTGACCGCCGGCCGGATCGCCTTGCAATCGGAAGGGGCCGAGGTCTTCTACCGCAACGTCATCCTGAAGCCGATCGCACGCTGAGCCGTCTCTCGCAACCCTCCGCCGATCCACGCTCCGCACCAGCCAAAGGGCCGGGGACCGTGGATCGGGGTCAATCTGAAACCAGAATAATCGCCCCGTTTCGCAAAACCGCGCCAATCGCCCCAAATTCTCCAATTCTCCCCAAAGATCCGATTTCGTTCGGAGTGGACTGTGTTGTGGGGCGGGGAGTGCGTAGGATAGTTCTGGAGTGAACGGTCTGGGAGCGACGGAGTCGAACCAGACCGCTCACGGACTCGAACAGAGGGAACGAGAATCGACCACGTTCCGCCCCCCAAGGCTTCCCGGTGGATGATCCACCGCTCGCTTCCTCTCCGCGAGCGAGCCGGGAACGGGGTCTTCGTGTTCCTCCCGATCTTGCTTTGAACTCATCTCCGCGTTGATTGACCCCACGAGAGAGACGCCACCATGATGCGCTTCCCGAGTTTCGGGTTCCGCTGGCTGGCACCGATGCTGGGCATTGCCCTGCTTGGTGGTCCGGCCTCGCAGGCGATTGGCCAGCCGCAGGAGGAATCCCCCTCCGCGTTCCCTTCCGGCCCGCTGCCGAGCGGGTTGCCTCCGGAGCTGATCGCCCGGCTGGCTCAGGGAGGATCGAACGGTAATCAGGCCAAGCCCGACGACTTCCCTCCGCTCGACAAGGTGATCGAGGGGTATGAGAAGGTCGTCTCGATGCTCGACGGCAAGCCGAGCTTCTTCAACATCTGGATTCGCAAGCGCGACGGCCAGATGATCGCCGAGCTTCCCCGAGAGTACATGAGGCAGAAGCATTACATCGCCCTGACCGTGGCCAGCGGCGAGCGCTTCGCCGGGCTTCAGGCGGGCGACATGTACGTCTACTGGAAGCCCTACGACAAGCGGCTGGCCCTCATCCAGCCGAACGTCGAGATCCGATCGACGGGCGACAACGAGTCGAAGGCCTCGGTCCAGCGCCTGTTCACCGACAAGGTCTTGCTCGACATCCCGATCCTGACGATCGTTCCCCAGGGCGGCCCGGTGATCGACCTGGATGAGCTGCTGGTCGGCCAGGCGTCGAAGTTCTTCGGCAACAGCGTCCGGATCAGCAACCCGAGGCTCGCGGCGATCAAGACAGCCAAAGCGTTCGAGCAGAACGTTGAGCTGGCCTTCGAGGTGCCGATGGAGGACGGGCAGCTTCGAACCTTGCACTACTCGATCAGCCTGATTCCCGAGAACACCGGTTACCGAGTCCGGAAGGCCGACGAGCGCGTCGGCTACTTCACGACAGCCTATTCCGACCTGGGCAAGTTCGCCGAGGGAGAAAACCGGGTCCGCTACATCAACCGCTGGCACCTGGAGAAGGCCGATCCGAGCTTGAATGTCAGCCCGCCGAAGCAGCCGATCGTCTTCTACATCGAGCACACGACTCCGATCCGATACCGCCGATGGGTCCGCGAGGGGGTGCTCTACTGGAACAAGGCGTTTGAGAAGGTCGGCTTCTCCAACGCGATTGAGGTTTACTACCAGGATGCCGCCTCAGGGGCCCACATGGAGAAGGACCCGGAGGACGTTCGGTACAACTTCATCCGGTGGCTGAACAACGACGTGGGCACGGCGATCGGCCCCAGCCGGGTCAACCCGCTGACCGGCCAGATCCTTGACGCCGACATCATCCTGACCGACGGCTGGATTCGGGCCTTCTGGCGCGACTACAACCAGGAATTGCCGAAGATCGCCCTGGAAGGTTTCAGTCCCGAAACCATGGCCTGGCTCGACGCCAACCCCGACTGGGACCCCCGCATCCGGATGGCCCCGCCGGCCGATCGTGACCTCCTGATCGCCCAGCGCGCCATGCGAGGCCCCCAGCCGCTCGGAGGCCACCCGGCCGCCCACGTCGACCCGACCCTGATGGGGGACAACGAGTTCGACGGCCTGATCGGTCGGATG encodes:
- a CDS encoding Nramp family divalent metal transporter, producing MTSSGRPSLLPLIGPGLLVAATGVGAGDLLTASYAGSKAGMALVWAVVIGCVFKWALTEGLARWQMATGTTLLEGWATKLGGWIRWVFLAYLLLWSLITGGSLGKACGVAGDGLFPLGDRATSQAIWTVVHALGGLFLVWVGGFKTFERIMAVLVASMFVCVILAAALLGPDFEAIARGLTRPTIRSGDLPYAVGLLGGVGGTVTLLSYGYWIRESNRSGLEGAKLCRIDLAIAYAATGLFGIAMLVISSRITVDRQGAEVALLLADQLQEAAGPVARLVFLVGFWGAVFSSLLGVWQSAPYLFADFRQLSKGDTDAIVDVDLDQTRAYRGYLVAIAVVPLVLIQLSVRHVQLAHAVLGALFMPLLAVTLLILNNREDWVGRSFRNRWGSNLLLILTLVTFAGIGIADLLSRFGGGAAGPP
- a CDS encoding CehA/McbA family metallohydrolase, coding for MNASLRVLALLALLPPTLIEAGELPRVAGVPLQPLAAQARRVADALEVIGRPLSVEERAQLERAFTQTDESEGSAAIQEILDPYCLVGVSINPESRVKAQQGPAEPILTQQGWRAFLIKVHNEAGVTAPLRVASPNAAPIYTRSTASPDPKQTIPPESIPDRWTEIAMFNDRPLNPTLSGLALEYRIIQIYSRDAGPREAKLTFDVGQGTQDLGFRSDVDILFQCEPGVVVSLDIRDEDDTPVMASLLIRDELGRVYPSPGRRLAPDFFFHPQIYRKSGESVILPPGTFDVEYTRGPEYQVKSRQITVAEGAGTQTEAFELERWADLAAMGWYSGDHHVHAAGCAHYESPTEGVEPEHMMRHILGEDLAVGCVLSWGPCWYYQKEFFEGDIHPLSTSDYLMRYDVEVSGFPSSHAGHLCLLRLTEDDYPGTTLIEEWPSWTLPVLQWGKEQGGVVGYSHSGWGLQTKSLELPTDEIPPFDGIGANEYIVTVAHDAVDFISSVDTPAPWELNIWYHTLNCGYRARISGETDFPCIYGERVGLGRSYVKIDGELDFDRWVQGIKEGRSYVSDGRSHLVDFKVEDVAVGENGSELRIDAPGQVRVSASVAALLAPEPDERTEAIRNRPLSQQPYWDVERTRIGDSRRVPVEVVVNGYPVARQEIEADGSFQDLTFDIPIERSSWVALRIYPSSHTNPIFVLIDDQPVRASKKSAEWCLKSVDQCWSQKVNAIRPEDREEAEAAYEFAREAYRKILAESEAE
- a CDS encoding AsmA-like C-terminal region-containing protein, which translates into the protein MRGPRRLRLGRRWLIALVLAPPVFWTAVLTFVPTDWARRAIEERVQRMTGCPARLEHVRFGPLGGVHLTGLSILEPRTTPDEVTAPWVEAGSVRVDLSLGALLVGRGEPSRVDVCDLSLRLARDRNGRFPPWLLLRNAEPPELSVHDDPQGDSESHGPITFRLTRGRIVFVDAQVATTVAIDDLQCSGTWWPSVVEIEDLRGGLNGGTFALAAEIERGPSPAFMGHLEARGVQLGSNLGLMTYLVPYLAGASDQLDGKLDVDLELKGQGASGSDIRDSLSGRGMVRIDPIRLEGSSLLIDLARVLPVTQYGKVGSLRSEFSIEDRRILSRKIQLNLGGTPIVLTGGSAFDGRIHYQLDTAPLAGKVGPDMLALLADAGITPEDLLDLKITGSIDQPQVQIGRFSIDARQEGRSTLDAITRRLRDRLRR
- a CDS encoding 3-keto-disaccharide hydrolase, with the protein product MNLLNLKSLPHLIPALSLLVVSLGAPALADDEAIDVTEGGETIVLLQDNSLDNWAIHVDPRTEPYSPESKAEGIFTVKDGLLEVTGERFACLTTKEAYKNYHLVLEFKWGEKKWAPRADVIRDSGILMHCVGPDKIWTTSIECQIQEGDCGDFFMVGGTTLTVDGETKTGGRFIKSPDTEKPNGEWNTIEVICDGDRIVNIVNGTVVNDGTGASVTAGRIALQSEGAEVFYRNVILKPIAR